GTAAAATTACCATACGAAATGCAGTCAAGATTTTAACTGAAGAGGGATATGTAACAAAAAAGAGTGGGGTAGGGACAAGAGTAGTAAAAAATAATATACTGTCGCAATTAGAACACGTAGCTTCTTTTTCTTCAATTCTCGCAAGTGAAGCCAACACATCAATTCAACGTTCATCATTGGATGTTGTTGAAATAGATGAATCGCATGAATATTTCCCAATCTTTGGGAATCGATACAGGAAGTTCAAGAAGTATTACTATAATGAAGGCGTATTAGTTGCAGCGTTTGTTTATTCATTTCAATACTTTGATTTTGATGAAGATGATCAAATGAAGCTCGACCAAATGACATTGCATGAGTTTCTTGCGTCAAAGAACTATGATGCTTATAAGGTACGAGATGAATTTGTCATTATACATCGCAGTGAAAACTCAGAAGCTCAAGAAGTATTTGAAGCGGATGTCGATCTGTTGTTGAAACGTGGTCGCACTGTATTAAACCATCATGGTATGATTATTGGATTCCATACAGGATATATTGATACACAAACATATCCTTATGTTGTAGAGTTTGAAGCATAATAAAGGGCAGTGTCTACGGATGCTGCTTTTTTTATGGAAGTTTGTTAATATCCCAGTGCCACATAATCCAGAGTATTAAGCGATGTTCAATGTATAAAAAAAACGACATTGTGTCGTTTCTATCGAACATAGAGTGTCAGTGTAAATGTAATTTCATCATTACTTTGATGTGCTGAAAGCGCCATATCCATCGATTTTGCTAACTCATAAGCAATAGAGAGGCCAAGACCGCTTGAGGCGTTGGATCTATCTTTGCTATTACGGTATGTGCGATCAAAGATTCGGTTTAGATCAAGAGATTCAGAGGCTCCTTTATTTACAAATGAGATATTAAGCGTGCGTTCTGAAGTTCTTATCGTGGAAATCGAGAAATATTGACTCCCATGATTTAATGCGTTCTTAATAAGATTACTGATAATACGATTGAATGCTGCAACATCAAAGTCGCCTGTGATGGCATCGTCACCGATATTGATTTCAATGGACTCGAAGTGTTGATTTAAGGAATCATAATAAAGTGCGAGGTTTTCTTGCAGTATCCGATTTGGATTCTGTGGCTCAATCGACAGTGGGAATTCATCAGAGCTGAGCTGACTGAGCATATAAAAGTCTTCAACATGGTTGTTTAATACTTTAATACGTTTTTCTACGAGGCTGAGTCGTTCTTTGTCTTTGTCTGATAAATTACTGTCTTGGACTATTTGAATATAACCAAGCATGGATGTAAGGGGAGTTCTGAAATCATGTGCGATTGATGTCGTCATTTGCTGTAGTTGTTGCAGCATCCGATCGTTGTATTGTATCAAGTCATAATATTCTGATAAAAGATTATTCAGTTCATAAACAAGGTTGTTTAGGGATGGTTCATTATCCATAATTTGAATCGGTGAAAGTGTCTTGAAATTTCGCGATACATTGATCTGCTTTGCAAGACCTCTTATTTCATGTGAAAGGATTATGTAAACAAGAATACCACCAATCAATAATCCGATAATGAACAAAATCATAAAAACCCTCCTAGCTTAGGTCGCTTTGTTTTAAGAAGCAAGTTGAAAGTGCACTTGAAGTAAGTACAACCAGTAATAGAACTGCAATAAAGAGTGTTGGTGAGACTTCTTGACTTCCAACTCTGATTTGGGCGAGCATTGAACTCAGGGTAACGGTAGATAATTCTTTAAGTGGCTCAAACAACTCAATAAATCGTGAAAAGAGATAGTTTAGCCACCCAGTTGTGATAAGAATATAGCCAACAATACTTAAGGCAGTGTTTTTGAAACGGTAAACAACAACCGATGTGATTGCACTAAAACCAATAATAGAGGCAAAGGTATAGCCACCAATTCTAACAAGCATCTGTAAAAGTTTCATATCATAGGGGGAAAATCTTCCACCAAAGAGAAGATATATCCCTATGAAAATAAATCCGTGAATAAGGGCTACAAATCCTGTAAAGAGCGTCATCACGATGAGTTTTGAACTCACAACTGTTGCGTGTGATTTTCCAGTGCTCACAAGATTCCCCAATGTATTTGCTTTGAAATCATCACAATATACTGCCGAAAATGCATGTGCACTGATGATAAGGGAAACAAATTGAAGCGCATTGATTCCTTCAAGAAGTATTTGCTCTCCACTTTCAAATGTCGAAAGGACAACGGTCACAAAGAGAAATAAGCCAATCCAAACACCATAGTATATTTTCGTTGATCGTTTATGTGACAGACGATAAAGTTCTGCATGAATTGTTTGAATCACAACCGGCCTCCTTTAAACAGAAATTTCCTTTTTGTTGAAGAGGAATGTTGATATTGAGATGGATACCAAGACGTAGGCTGCCATGATTCCAAAGAATTGAACATTAAGACTAAGATCAGGTCCAGATCCCATAAGATTCATAATTTGCTCTGTAATTGAAAATTGCATTGCTTCATCCAAAAACGGAATGATATTTCTTACCATATTCAAGATATTGTAAACAAAACCTAAGTTAAAGAAGAGATAGAGTGCAACACTGATCGTTGAGGATTGAAACTGTAGCAAGACAATTGAAGATAGGGTTGCATAGGCAACAGAACTTGCAATGACACACACCAAGAATTTTAACAACCCTTGAACCAGTATAAGTTGGGTTCCTTCAAAACTACCACCATAGTAAACATATAGCCCACCATACACTAAGACAAGTCCGATAAAGACTGTAACAGTATGAATTACAAATAGGAGTACTTTTGATAGGATGAGTGCAGTGCGCGATAAACCTGTACTAATTGTGTTGGCATATGTTTTTGATGCGATATCATCACAGTATACTGCTAAGAATACTTGAGTTGTTACAAAGAGTGAAACGACTTGGACCAATCCAAATCCGAGTTCAAGGAAGAAAGTTGGGGAATCAACATTAACTAAAAGTAGCATGATGCCCACAAATGCAGCAACCAAGACACCGTAGTAAATATAGGTGGAACGTTTGCGAGCGAGTCGATAGAGTTCAGCTTTAATGTATTGAAGCATCGCTTGGTCCTCCAATCAGATTAAGGAAGTAGTCTTCGAGACTGGCTTCATTGGTCGAAATTTGATACAGTGTGATTCCATTGCTCACCATTAAGTTGTTAATAATATTTGGTTCGTGAACATAATCATTAAGAATGATTGTTTTATCATCAAAGACACGGAAATTGGTTGTATTTGCTTCTTCTTCAAGGAGTATAGAAGCTTTCGCAACATTATCGACGACAATCTTCAAAGAACTGCGGGTTCTCTCATGGAGTTCTTGAGCTGTAATTTCTTCAATAAGTTTTCCTTTTTCAATAAATCCAAAACGAGTTGCCATTAATCCGAGTTCACCTAAAATGTGGGATGAAACAACGAATGTGATACCAATTTCTTTATTGAGGTGTTGAATGAGTTTCCTAAAGTCAGCAATCCCTTGTGGATC
This DNA window, taken from Erysipelothrix larvae, encodes the following:
- a CDS encoding GntR family transcriptional regulator, encoding MRHAPLYIQIAEQLRSDIIDGKYPLGSLLPTEIQLEQMFQVSKITIRNAVKILTEEGYVTKKSGVGTRVVKNNILSQLEHVASFSSILASEANTSIQRSSLDVVEIDESHEYFPIFGNRYRKFKKYYYNEGVLVAAFVYSFQYFDFDEDDQMKLDQMTLHEFLASKNYDAYKVRDEFVIIHRSENSEAQEVFEADVDLLLKRGRTVLNHHGMIIGFHTGYIDTQTYPYVVEFEA
- a CDS encoding sensor histidine kinase → MILFIIGLLIGGILVYIILSHEIRGLAKQINVSRNFKTLSPIQIMDNEPSLNNLVYELNNLLSEYYDLIQYNDRMLQQLQQMTTSIAHDFRTPLTSMLGYIQIVQDSNLSDKDKERLSLVEKRIKVLNNHVEDFYMLSQLSSDEFPLSIEPQNPNRILQENLALYYDSLNQHFESIEINIGDDAITGDFDVAAFNRIISNLIKNALNHGSQYFSISTIRTSERTLNISFVNKGASESLDLNRIFDRTYRNSKDRSNASSGLGLSIAYELAKSMDMALSAHQSNDEITFTLTLYVR
- a CDS encoding ABC transporter permease; this encodes MIQTIHAELYRLSHKRSTKIYYGVWIGLFLFVTVVLSTFESGEQILLEGINALQFVSLIISAHAFSAVYCDDFKANTLGNLVSTGKSHATVVSSKLIVMTLFTGFVALIHGFIFIGIYLLFGGRFSPYDMKLLQMLVRIGGYTFASIIGFSAITSVVVYRFKNTALSIVGYILITTGWLNYLFSRFIELFEPLKELSTVTLSSMLAQIRVGSQEVSPTLFIAVLLLVVLTSSALSTCFLKQSDLS